Proteins from a single region of Ziziphus jujuba cultivar Dongzao chromosome 1, ASM3175591v1:
- the LOC107433587 gene encoding protein NOI4 isoform X1 has protein sequence MSEKGRPLPKFGEWDVNDPASAEGFTVIFNKARDEKKTGGKPESPGKGETNIKPGVEPSKPQSKKWFCCIQDPPAES, from the exons ATGTCG GAAAAGGGTCGGCCATTGCCAAAATTTGGTGAATGGGATGTTAATGATCCTGCTTCAGCTGAGGGATTTACTGTGATCTTTAACAAGGCCAGGGATGAGAAGAAGACAGGGGGTAAACCTGAGTCACCAGGAAAGGGTGAAACGAATATCAAGCCTGGAGTGGAACCTAGCAAGCCTCAGTCC aaaaaatGGTTTTGCTGCATTCAAGATCCACCTGCAGAATCTTGA
- the LOC107433587 gene encoding protein NOI4 isoform X2 produces the protein MEKGRPLPKFGEWDVNDPASAEGFTVIFNKARDEKKTGGKPESPGKGETNIKPGVEPSKPQSKKWFCCIQDPPAES, from the exons ATG GAAAAGGGTCGGCCATTGCCAAAATTTGGTGAATGGGATGTTAATGATCCTGCTTCAGCTGAGGGATTTACTGTGATCTTTAACAAGGCCAGGGATGAGAAGAAGACAGGGGGTAAACCTGAGTCACCAGGAAAGGGTGAAACGAATATCAAGCCTGGAGTGGAACCTAGCAAGCCTCAGTCC aaaaaatGGTTTTGCTGCATTCAAGATCCACCTGCAGAATCTTGA
- the LOC107434091 gene encoding cellulose synthase-like protein E1 isoform X2, translating into MGREGHYPLFETKRARGRLIYRLFSVSIFVGICLIWVYRLNHIPKHGEDGRWVWIGLLGSELWFGFYWLLTQALRWSRTYRFTFKDRLSQRFENELPGVDIFVCTADPTIEPPMMVINTVLSVMAYDYPPEKLSVYLSDDGGSDLTFYALLEASEFAKQWIPFCKKFNVEPRSPSAYFASISNVSNGSHSNQAIKKLYKGMENRIENATKLGRVPSEIRSKHKGFTHWDSYSSPRDHDSIVHIFLNGRDPNTTDVTGSTLPTLVYLAREKRPQHFHNFKAGAMNALIRVSSKISNGQIILNVDCDMYSNDSKSIRDALCFLMDEKKGHEIAFIQFSQYYENITRNDLYGGSLLVIREVEFNGLDGFGGPLYTGSGCFHRRDTFLGRKFSIGYKHEEKRESTKRESVLELEAQSKELASCTYEENTQWGKEVGLKYGCPVEDVITGLSIQSKGWKSVYYNPPRKAFLGVAPTTLSQTLVQHKRWSEGDLQILLSKYSPAWYAYKKISLGLQLGYCCYCLWSPNSLPILFYSIIPSLYLLKGIPLFPQISSPWIIPFAYVIVSKYTYSLAEFLWSGGTILGWWNEQRIWLYKRASSYLFAFIDTILKSLGFSESGFIITAKVADEDVSRRYQNEIMEFGTSTPMFTILATLALLNLACFVGVVKQLVMGGLEGIEKVYETMFLQILLCGVLVLINWPLYQGLFLRKDKGRLPSSLAMKAGLPIYAAAVFIAFMLSLEAVFGIRFVIDREECFSHNVEYHGDTVHVSFVVIKVESSWHYTQDGVDLVVKGPSGHQIHDFRDKTSDKIEFVAHDKGVYRFCFTNKSPYHETIDFDVHVSHFSYLDQHAKDEHFNPLLEQISKLEEALYNIQFEQHWLEAQTERQAIVNDAMSKMAVQKALLESAALIGASFLQVYLLRHLFERKLGMSRV; encoded by the exons ATGGGAAGAGAAGGGCATTATCCATTATTTGAAACAAAGAGAGCCAGGGGAAGGTTGATATACAGACTATTTTCTGTATCTATATTCGTTGGTATATGTTTGATTTGGGTTTACAGGCTAAACCACATACCAAAACATGGTGAAGATGGAAGATGGGTTTGGATTGGTTTGCTTGGTTCTGAACTTTGGTTTGGATTTTACTGGCTTCTCACTCAAGCCCTTCGCTGGTCTCGTACCTACAGATTCACCTTCAAGGATAGGCTCTCTCAAAG ATTTGAGAATGAGTTGCCTGGAGTGGATATATTTGTATGCACAGCAGACCCAACAATTGAACCACCAATGATGGTAATCAACACTGTTCTATCAGTGATGGCCTACGATTACCCACCTGAGAAGCTAAGTGTGTATCTCTCAGATGATGGTGGTTCTGATCTCACATTCTATGCTCTTTTGGAAGCTTCTGAGTTTGCCAAGCAATGGATACCATTTTGCAAGAAATTCAATGTGGAACCGAGGTCACCATCTGCTTACTTTGCTTCCATTAGCAATGTTTCAAATGGTAGTCATTCTAATCAGGCTATCAAG AAATTATACAAGGGCATGGAGAACAGAATTGAAAATGCAACCAAACTAGGCCGAGTCCCGAGTGAAATAAGATCGAAACATAAAGGATTCACTCATTGGGATTCTTATTCTTCTCCACGTGACCACGATAGCATTGTTCAT ATCTTTCTTAATGGGAGAGACCCAAATACCACAGATGTTACAGGATCCACGTTGCCAACTCTTGTATATTTGGCTCGAGAGAAGAGACCCCAACATTTCCACAACTTCAAAGCTGGAGCTATGAATGCCTTG ATTAGGGTATCATCAAAGATTAGCAATGGACAAATCATTCTTAATGTTGATTGTGATATGTATTCAAACGATTCTAAGTCCATCAGAGATGCACTTTGCTTCTTGATGGATGAGAAAAAAGGCCATGAAATTGCATTTATTCAATTTTCACAATATTATGAAAACATTACTAGGAATGACTTGTATGGTGGTTCATTACTAGTAATCAGGGAG GTGGAATTCAATGGTTTGGATGGTTTTGGAGGCCCTCTTTATACTGGAAGTGGCTGCTTTCACAGGAGGGACACTTTTTTGGGGAGAAAGTTTAGTATTGGATACAAGCACGAAGAAAAGAGGGAGAGTACAAAAAGAGAAAGTGTACTTGAATTAGAAGCACAATCAAAAGAACTGGCAAGCTGTACATATGAGGAAAACACTCAATGGGGCAAAGAG GTCGGGTTGAAATATGGGTGTCCTGTAGAAGATGTGATAACAGGGCTATCAATCCAATCCAAGGGATGGAAATCAGTGTATTATAATCCACCAAGGAAAGCTTTCTTAGGTGTAGCTCCAACCACACTGTCTCAGACGCTAGTACAGCATAAGAGATGGTCTGAAGGTGATTTACAGATCTTGCTGTCTAAATACAGTCCTGCTTGGTATGCATACAAGAAGATCAGTTTAGGCCTCCAACTTGGATATTGCTGCTACTGTCTTTGGTCTCCTAATTCCTTACCCATACTATTTTACTCTATTATCCCTTCACTTTACCTCCTCAAAGGCATTCCTCTGTTTCCACag ATTTCAAGCCCTTGGATCATACCATTTGCATATGTGATTGTTTCCAAGTACACATATAGCTTAGCAGAGTTTCTATGGTCTGGTGGCACAATCTTAGGTTGGTGGAATGAACAAAGGATATGGCTCTACAAGAGAGCAAGCTCCTACCTCTTTGCTTTCATTGATACCATTCTAAAATCCCTCGGATTTTCCGAGTCTGGATTTATAATCACTGCCAAAGTAGCCGATGAAGATGTTTCGCGACGATATCAGAATGAGATTATGGAATTTGGAACCTCAACTCCAATGTTCACCATTTTAGCAACACTTGCATTGCTCAATCTGGCATGCTTTGTTGGTGTGGTAAAACAGTTAGTCATGGGAGGACTGGAGGGTATTGAAAAAGTGTATGAGACAATGTTTCTCCAAATTCTTCTGTGTGGGGTTTTGGTTTTAATTAACTGGCCTTTGTACCAAGGCCTTTTTCTAAGGAAGGACAAGGGAAGGTTGCCAAGCTCATTGGCA ATGAAAGCTGGGTTACCCATATATGCTGCTGCTGTATTCATAGCATTTATGTTGAGCCTGGAAGCAGTTTTTGGGATCAGATTTGTGATTGACCGAGAAGAATGCTTCTCTCATAATGTCGAGTATCACGGGGATACTGTTCATGTCTCTTTTGTTGTAATCAAGGTTGAATCATCTTGGCATTATACTCAGGACGGAGTTGATCTTGTG GTGAAGGGACCATCTGGGCATCAGATTCATGATTTTCGTGACAAGACAAGTGACAAGATTGAGTTCGTGGCTCATGACAAGGGAGTCTACCGTTTCTGCTTCACTAACAAATCACCTTATCATGAAACCATAGATTTTGATGTACATGTTAGTCATTTTTCATACCTCGATCAGCATGCAAAAGATG AGCACTTTAACCCTTTGCTAGAACAGATATCAAAGTTAGAGGAAGCTCTGTACAACATTCAGTTTGAACAGCATTGGCTAGAGGCTCAAACTGAACGCCAGGCGATAG TGAACGATGCAATGAGCAAAATGGCAGTTCAGAAAGCCCTTCTTGAATCAGCAGCTCTAATTGGTGCCAGTTTCCTCCAAGTTTACCTTCTTCGCCACCTCTTTGAACGGAAGCTCGGGATGTCTAGAGTCTAA
- the LOC107434091 gene encoding transmembrane emp24 domain-containing protein p24beta2 isoform X1, whose translation MMKAGLPIYAAAVFIAFMLSLEAVFGIRFVIDREECFSHNVEYHGDTVHVSFVVIKVESSWHYTQDGVDLVVKGPSGHQIHDFRDKTSDKIEFVAHDKGVYRFCFTNKSPYHETIDFDVHVSHFSYLDQHAKDEHFNPLLEQISKLEEALYNIQFEQHWLEAQTERQAIVNDAMSKMAVQKALLESAALIGASFLQVYLLRHLFERKLGMSRV comes from the exons ATG ATGAAAGCTGGGTTACCCATATATGCTGCTGCTGTATTCATAGCATTTATGTTGAGCCTGGAAGCAGTTTTTGGGATCAGATTTGTGATTGACCGAGAAGAATGCTTCTCTCATAATGTCGAGTATCACGGGGATACTGTTCATGTCTCTTTTGTTGTAATCAAGGTTGAATCATCTTGGCATTATACTCAGGACGGAGTTGATCTTGTG GTGAAGGGACCATCTGGGCATCAGATTCATGATTTTCGTGACAAGACAAGTGACAAGATTGAGTTCGTGGCTCATGACAAGGGAGTCTACCGTTTCTGCTTCACTAACAAATCACCTTATCATGAAACCATAGATTTTGATGTACATGTTAGTCATTTTTCATACCTCGATCAGCATGCAAAAGATG AGCACTTTAACCCTTTGCTAGAACAGATATCAAAGTTAGAGGAAGCTCTGTACAACATTCAGTTTGAACAGCATTGGCTAGAGGCTCAAACTGAACGCCAGGCGATAG TGAACGATGCAATGAGCAAAATGGCAGTTCAGAAAGCCCTTCTTGAATCAGCAGCTCTAATTGGTGCCAGTTTCCTCCAAGTTTACCTTCTTCGCCACCTCTTTGAACGGAAGCTCGGGATGTCTAGAGTCTAA
- the LOC107434075 gene encoding cellulose synthase-like protein E6 isoform X1, with the protein MDKQEGGVAGEDEAVLLPLFERKAARFRGAYRVFSSTIMVGICLIWFYRLLNIPNGGGETGKFWAWIGMFMAELGFGIYWISTQSFRWNVSYTHPFKDRLSHSKYRYEDKLPGVDIFVCTADPIMEPPTLAINTVLSAMSYNYPPEKLSIYLSDDAGSEFTFYALLEASHFSKYWIPFCKRFKVEPRSPGGYFDLDSSMQDNGFGQELLAIKKLYEEMKNRIESAIETGKIPKETKDQHKGFSEWDLHITKQNHQSIVQSLIDGRDINATDNDGHQLPSLVYMAREKRHHWPHNFKAGAMNSLMRVSTEISNAPFILNLDCDMYANDADTIREILCFFMDEKEGHEVAYVQLPQNYDNLTKNDIYSNAAFAASGVEFAGAGGYGAAFYFGTGCLHRRESLFGKKYSKRYRGQWNIETKKNVDRTISDLEEASKILASCSYEKDTEWGKEMGLIYGCPVEDIVTGLAIQCRGWKSVYYNPDRKAFLGVAPVTLDTALVQHKRWSEGMFQIFLSKYCPFIYGHGVIKLSVQMVYCVYLLWAPISLPVLYYVIVPPVCLLDGVSLFPEVSSIWFVPFAYVFIARNGHSIIESLSCDSTLKGWWNSQRMWLTRRTTSYFFGFLDTILRQLGLSQTKFSITTKVITEDVSRRYEQEVMEFGSSTIMFTIMATLALLNLFTLVGGIRKVVLDFRVLDQLIPQIVLCALVVVVNLPIYQALFLRSDKGRIPFSVLFKSMVLASLVCLIPVN; encoded by the exons atggataAGCAAGAAGGTGGAGTAGCGGGAGAAGATGAGGCAGTACTACTTCCCCTGTTTGAGAGAAAAGCAGCAAGATTCAGAGGAGCATATAGGGTGTTTTCGTCAACAATAATGGTGGGAATATGTTTGATATGGTTTTACAGGTTATTAAACATCCCAAATGGTGGTGGAGAGACAGGGAAATTTTGGGCTTGGATTGGTATGTTCATGGCTGAATTGGGTTTCGGTATTTACTGGATATCTACTCAGTCTTTTCGGTGGAATGTTTCTTATACTCACCCTTTCAAGGACAGGCTCTCCCACAG TAAGTACAGATATGAGGATAAGTTGCCTGGCGTGGACATTTTTGTTTGCACCGCAGACCCCATAATGGAGCCGCCAACCCTGGCGATTAACACTGTTTTATCAGCAATGTCTTACAACTATCCACCTGAGAAGTTGAGTATTTATCTATCTGATGATGCTGGGTCTGAATTTACATTCTATGCTCTCCTAGAGGCCTCTCATTTCTCCAAGTATTGGATACCCTTTTGCAAGAGATTCAAGGTTGAACCAAGGTCACCAGGAGGCTATTTCGACCTGGATTCTTCTATGCAGGACAACGGTTTTGGTCAGGAATTGTTGGCTATCAAG AAACTGTATGAAGAAATGAAAAATCGGATCGAATCAGCTATTGAAACTGGCAAGATTCCAAAAGAAACAAAGGATCAGCATAAAGGATTTTCTGAATGGGATTTGCACATAACAAAGCAGAATCATCAGTCCATTGTGCAG AGTTTAATTGATGGAAGGGACATAAATGCCACGGATAACGATGGACATCAATTGCCATCCTTGGTATACATGGCAAGAGAAAAGAGACATCATTGGCCTCACAACTTCAAAGCTGGAGCCATGAATTCACTT ATGAGAGTGTCAACCGAGATAAGCAATGCACCATTCATCCTCAACTTGGACTGCGACATGTATGCTAATGATGCAGATACAATACGAGAGATATTGTGTTTTTTCATGGATGAAAAGGAAGGCCATGAGGTAGCATACGTGCAGCTTCCACAGAATTATGACAATCTCACCAAGAATGATATTTATTCAAATGCTGCTTTCGCAGCTAGTGGG GTTGAGTTTGCTGGAGCAGGTGGCTATGGTGCAGCATTTTACTTTGGCACTGGATGCCTCCATCGAAGAGAATCTCTTTTTGGAAAGAAGTATTCCAAAAGATATAGAGGACAATGGAACATAGAGACCAAAAAGAATGTTGACAGAACCATTAGCGATTTGGAAGAAGCATCGAAAATTCTTGCTAGTTGCAGCTATGAGAAGGATACTGAATGGGGGAAAGAg ATGGGATTGATATATGGTTGTCCTGTTGAAGATATTGTTACTGGCTTGGCAATCCAATGCAGGGGTTGGAAATCAGTTTATTACAATCCGGACAGAAAGGCCTTCTTAGGTGTTGCCCCTGTGACCTTAGATACAGCTCTTGTTCAGCACAAAAGGTGGTCTGAAGGCATGTTTCAGATATTTTTGTCCAAGTATTGCCCTTTCATATATGGGCATGGAGTGATCAAATTAAGTGTCCAAATGGTATACTGCGTTTATCTTCTATGGGCTCCAATTTCTTTGCCAGTTCTGTACTATGTTATTGTTCCTCCTGTTTGCTTGCTCGATGGTGTCTCCTTGTTTCCAGAG GTATCAAGCATATGGTTCGTGCCATTTGCTTATGTTTTTATAGCCAGAAATGGACACAGCATCATTGAATCTCTGAGCTGTGACAGTACGCTGAAAGGTTGGTGGAACTCACAAAGAATGTGGTTGACTAGAAGGACTACTTCGTATTTCTTTGGCTTCCTGGATACCATTCTGAGGCAATTAGGACTATCCCAAACAAAATTTTCCATCACTACCAAAGTGATCACAGAAGATGTCTCAAGGAGGTATGAACAAGAGGTGATGGAATTTGGAAGCTCAACGATAATGTTTACTATAATGGCAACATTGGCATTGCTCAACTTGTTCACTTTAGTTGGGGGAATCAGGAAGGTTGTCTTGGATTTCAGGGTTCTTGACCAGTTGATCCCGCAGATTGTTCTTTGTGCCCTGGTAGTTGTGGTCAATTTGCCAATCTACCAAGCGCTCTTCCTTCGCAGCGATAAGGGTCGTATACCTTTCTCTGTTCTGTTCAAGTCCATGGTTTTAGCCTCACTTGTATGTTTGATTCCTGTTAATTAG
- the LOC107434075 gene encoding cellulose synthase-like protein E6 isoform X2, whose translation MDKQEGGVAGEDEAVLLPLFERKAARFRGAYRVFSSTIMVGICLIWFYRLLNIPNGGGETGKFWAWIGMFMAELGFGIYWISTQSFRWNVSYTHPFKDRLSHRYEDKLPGVDIFVCTADPIMEPPTLAINTVLSAMSYNYPPEKLSIYLSDDAGSEFTFYALLEASHFSKYWIPFCKRFKVEPRSPGGYFDLDSSMQDNGFGQELLAIKKLYEEMKNRIESAIETGKIPKETKDQHKGFSEWDLHITKQNHQSIVQSLIDGRDINATDNDGHQLPSLVYMAREKRHHWPHNFKAGAMNSLMRVSTEISNAPFILNLDCDMYANDADTIREILCFFMDEKEGHEVAYVQLPQNYDNLTKNDIYSNAAFAASGVEFAGAGGYGAAFYFGTGCLHRRESLFGKKYSKRYRGQWNIETKKNVDRTISDLEEASKILASCSYEKDTEWGKEMGLIYGCPVEDIVTGLAIQCRGWKSVYYNPDRKAFLGVAPVTLDTALVQHKRWSEGMFQIFLSKYCPFIYGHGVIKLSVQMVYCVYLLWAPISLPVLYYVIVPPVCLLDGVSLFPEVSSIWFVPFAYVFIARNGHSIIESLSCDSTLKGWWNSQRMWLTRRTTSYFFGFLDTILRQLGLSQTKFSITTKVITEDVSRRYEQEVMEFGSSTIMFTIMATLALLNLFTLVGGIRKVVLDFRVLDQLIPQIVLCALVVVVNLPIYQALFLRSDKGRIPFSVLFKSMVLASLVCLIPVN comes from the exons atggataAGCAAGAAGGTGGAGTAGCGGGAGAAGATGAGGCAGTACTACTTCCCCTGTTTGAGAGAAAAGCAGCAAGATTCAGAGGAGCATATAGGGTGTTTTCGTCAACAATAATGGTGGGAATATGTTTGATATGGTTTTACAGGTTATTAAACATCCCAAATGGTGGTGGAGAGACAGGGAAATTTTGGGCTTGGATTGGTATGTTCATGGCTGAATTGGGTTTCGGTATTTACTGGATATCTACTCAGTCTTTTCGGTGGAATGTTTCTTATACTCACCCTTTCAAGGACAGGCTCTCCCACAG ATATGAGGATAAGTTGCCTGGCGTGGACATTTTTGTTTGCACCGCAGACCCCATAATGGAGCCGCCAACCCTGGCGATTAACACTGTTTTATCAGCAATGTCTTACAACTATCCACCTGAGAAGTTGAGTATTTATCTATCTGATGATGCTGGGTCTGAATTTACATTCTATGCTCTCCTAGAGGCCTCTCATTTCTCCAAGTATTGGATACCCTTTTGCAAGAGATTCAAGGTTGAACCAAGGTCACCAGGAGGCTATTTCGACCTGGATTCTTCTATGCAGGACAACGGTTTTGGTCAGGAATTGTTGGCTATCAAG AAACTGTATGAAGAAATGAAAAATCGGATCGAATCAGCTATTGAAACTGGCAAGATTCCAAAAGAAACAAAGGATCAGCATAAAGGATTTTCTGAATGGGATTTGCACATAACAAAGCAGAATCATCAGTCCATTGTGCAG AGTTTAATTGATGGAAGGGACATAAATGCCACGGATAACGATGGACATCAATTGCCATCCTTGGTATACATGGCAAGAGAAAAGAGACATCATTGGCCTCACAACTTCAAAGCTGGAGCCATGAATTCACTT ATGAGAGTGTCAACCGAGATAAGCAATGCACCATTCATCCTCAACTTGGACTGCGACATGTATGCTAATGATGCAGATACAATACGAGAGATATTGTGTTTTTTCATGGATGAAAAGGAAGGCCATGAGGTAGCATACGTGCAGCTTCCACAGAATTATGACAATCTCACCAAGAATGATATTTATTCAAATGCTGCTTTCGCAGCTAGTGGG GTTGAGTTTGCTGGAGCAGGTGGCTATGGTGCAGCATTTTACTTTGGCACTGGATGCCTCCATCGAAGAGAATCTCTTTTTGGAAAGAAGTATTCCAAAAGATATAGAGGACAATGGAACATAGAGACCAAAAAGAATGTTGACAGAACCATTAGCGATTTGGAAGAAGCATCGAAAATTCTTGCTAGTTGCAGCTATGAGAAGGATACTGAATGGGGGAAAGAg ATGGGATTGATATATGGTTGTCCTGTTGAAGATATTGTTACTGGCTTGGCAATCCAATGCAGGGGTTGGAAATCAGTTTATTACAATCCGGACAGAAAGGCCTTCTTAGGTGTTGCCCCTGTGACCTTAGATACAGCTCTTGTTCAGCACAAAAGGTGGTCTGAAGGCATGTTTCAGATATTTTTGTCCAAGTATTGCCCTTTCATATATGGGCATGGAGTGATCAAATTAAGTGTCCAAATGGTATACTGCGTTTATCTTCTATGGGCTCCAATTTCTTTGCCAGTTCTGTACTATGTTATTGTTCCTCCTGTTTGCTTGCTCGATGGTGTCTCCTTGTTTCCAGAG GTATCAAGCATATGGTTCGTGCCATTTGCTTATGTTTTTATAGCCAGAAATGGACACAGCATCATTGAATCTCTGAGCTGTGACAGTACGCTGAAAGGTTGGTGGAACTCACAAAGAATGTGGTTGACTAGAAGGACTACTTCGTATTTCTTTGGCTTCCTGGATACCATTCTGAGGCAATTAGGACTATCCCAAACAAAATTTTCCATCACTACCAAAGTGATCACAGAAGATGTCTCAAGGAGGTATGAACAAGAGGTGATGGAATTTGGAAGCTCAACGATAATGTTTACTATAATGGCAACATTGGCATTGCTCAACTTGTTCACTTTAGTTGGGGGAATCAGGAAGGTTGTCTTGGATTTCAGGGTTCTTGACCAGTTGATCCCGCAGATTGTTCTTTGTGCCCTGGTAGTTGTGGTCAATTTGCCAATCTACCAAGCGCTCTTCCTTCGCAGCGATAAGGGTCGTATACCTTTCTCTGTTCTGTTCAAGTCCATGGTTTTAGCCTCACTTGTATGTTTGATTCCTGTTAATTAG
- the LOC107434075 gene encoding cellulose synthase-like protein E6 isoform X3, with translation MDKQEGGVAGEDEAVLLPLFERKAARFRGAYRVFSSTIMVGICLIWFYRLLNIPNGGGETGKFWAWIGMFMAELGFGIYWISTQSFRWNVSYTHPFKDRLSHSKYRYEDKLPGVDIFVCTADPIMEPPTLAINTVLSAMSYNYPPEKLSIYLSDDAGSEFTFYALLEASHFSKYWIPFCKRFKVEPRSPGGYFDLDSSMQDNGFGQELLAIKKLYEEMKNRIESAIETGKIPKETKDQHKGFSEWDLHITKQNHQSIVQSLIDGRDINATDNDGHQLPSLVYMAREKRHHWPHNFKAGAMNSLMRVSTEISNAPFILNLDCDMYANDADTIREILCFFMDEKEGHEVAYVQLPQNYDNLTKNDIYSNAAFAASGVEFAGAGGYGAAFYFGTGCLHRRESLFGKKYSKRYRGQWNIETKKNVDRTISDLEEASKILASCSYEKDTEWGKEMGLIYGCPVEDIVTGLAIQCRGWKSVYYNPDRKAFLGVAPVTLDTALVQHKRWSEGMFQIFLSKYCPFIYGHGVIKLSVQMVYCVYLLWAPISLPVLYYVIVPPVCLLDGVSLFPEVSQSHFLFFKEKLMTNLWYQAYGSCHLLMFL, from the exons atggataAGCAAGAAGGTGGAGTAGCGGGAGAAGATGAGGCAGTACTACTTCCCCTGTTTGAGAGAAAAGCAGCAAGATTCAGAGGAGCATATAGGGTGTTTTCGTCAACAATAATGGTGGGAATATGTTTGATATGGTTTTACAGGTTATTAAACATCCCAAATGGTGGTGGAGAGACAGGGAAATTTTGGGCTTGGATTGGTATGTTCATGGCTGAATTGGGTTTCGGTATTTACTGGATATCTACTCAGTCTTTTCGGTGGAATGTTTCTTATACTCACCCTTTCAAGGACAGGCTCTCCCACAG TAAGTACAGATATGAGGATAAGTTGCCTGGCGTGGACATTTTTGTTTGCACCGCAGACCCCATAATGGAGCCGCCAACCCTGGCGATTAACACTGTTTTATCAGCAATGTCTTACAACTATCCACCTGAGAAGTTGAGTATTTATCTATCTGATGATGCTGGGTCTGAATTTACATTCTATGCTCTCCTAGAGGCCTCTCATTTCTCCAAGTATTGGATACCCTTTTGCAAGAGATTCAAGGTTGAACCAAGGTCACCAGGAGGCTATTTCGACCTGGATTCTTCTATGCAGGACAACGGTTTTGGTCAGGAATTGTTGGCTATCAAG AAACTGTATGAAGAAATGAAAAATCGGATCGAATCAGCTATTGAAACTGGCAAGATTCCAAAAGAAACAAAGGATCAGCATAAAGGATTTTCTGAATGGGATTTGCACATAACAAAGCAGAATCATCAGTCCATTGTGCAG AGTTTAATTGATGGAAGGGACATAAATGCCACGGATAACGATGGACATCAATTGCCATCCTTGGTATACATGGCAAGAGAAAAGAGACATCATTGGCCTCACAACTTCAAAGCTGGAGCCATGAATTCACTT ATGAGAGTGTCAACCGAGATAAGCAATGCACCATTCATCCTCAACTTGGACTGCGACATGTATGCTAATGATGCAGATACAATACGAGAGATATTGTGTTTTTTCATGGATGAAAAGGAAGGCCATGAGGTAGCATACGTGCAGCTTCCACAGAATTATGACAATCTCACCAAGAATGATATTTATTCAAATGCTGCTTTCGCAGCTAGTGGG GTTGAGTTTGCTGGAGCAGGTGGCTATGGTGCAGCATTTTACTTTGGCACTGGATGCCTCCATCGAAGAGAATCTCTTTTTGGAAAGAAGTATTCCAAAAGATATAGAGGACAATGGAACATAGAGACCAAAAAGAATGTTGACAGAACCATTAGCGATTTGGAAGAAGCATCGAAAATTCTTGCTAGTTGCAGCTATGAGAAGGATACTGAATGGGGGAAAGAg ATGGGATTGATATATGGTTGTCCTGTTGAAGATATTGTTACTGGCTTGGCAATCCAATGCAGGGGTTGGAAATCAGTTTATTACAATCCGGACAGAAAGGCCTTCTTAGGTGTTGCCCCTGTGACCTTAGATACAGCTCTTGTTCAGCACAAAAGGTGGTCTGAAGGCATGTTTCAGATATTTTTGTCCAAGTATTGCCCTTTCATATATGGGCATGGAGTGATCAAATTAAGTGTCCAAATGGTATACTGCGTTTATCTTCTATGGGCTCCAATTTCTTTGCCAGTTCTGTACTATGTTATTGTTCCTCCTGTTTGCTTGCTCGATGGTGTCTCCTTGTTTCCAGAGGTATCCCAATcccactttcttttctttaaagaaAAGTTGATGACAAACTTATG GTATCAAGCATATGGTTCGTGCCATTTGCTTATGTTTTTATAG